A genomic window from Candidatus Kouleothrix ribensis includes:
- a CDS encoding SUMF1/EgtB/PvdO family nonheme iron enzyme: MDLLKLLPAFISIPAGSFLMGTPERALSGLARAYGGTRESYREEAPQHLVGLPAFAIARTPVTNALYAAFTASTGTRPPIYWHGPQPPEPLHTHPVADVSWHEALAFCAWLNQQLADHGGAPTAIRLPTEAEWERAARGVDGRMFPWGNGWDAALANTRESGIGATTPAGAYLAGASADGCLDLAGNVWEWTASLDALYPYHPADGREGQHTPGRRILRGGSYANPHGFARCACRFRLQPTLHNQFLGFRLAS; this comes from the coding sequence ATGGATCTATTGAAACTGCTGCCGGCGTTTATCTCCATCCCGGCCGGCTCGTTCCTGATGGGCACGCCCGAGCGCGCGCTGAGCGGCCTGGCCAGGGCCTACGGCGGCACCCGCGAGTCGTATCGTGAGGAGGCGCCGCAACACCTGGTGGGGCTGCCGGCCTTTGCGATTGCGCGCACGCCGGTGACGAACGCGCTCTACGCGGCCTTCACCGCCAGCACCGGCACCCGCCCGCCAATCTACTGGCATGGCCCGCAGCCGCCCGAGCCGCTGCACACCCATCCGGTGGCCGATGTGAGCTGGCACGAGGCCCTGGCGTTCTGCGCCTGGCTCAACCAGCAGCTGGCCGATCATGGCGGCGCGCCCACTGCAATTCGCCTGCCCACCGAGGCCGAGTGGGAGCGCGCCGCGCGCGGTGTCGACGGGCGCATGTTCCCATGGGGCAACGGCTGGGATGCCGCGCTGGCCAACACCCGCGAGTCTGGCATTGGCGCAACCACCCCGGCCGGCGCCTACCTGGCCGGCGCCAGCGCAGATGGCTGCCTCGATCTGGCCGGGAATGTCTGGGAGTGGACGGCATCGCTCGACGCGCTGTACCCCTACCACCCGGCCGATGGGCGCGAAGGCCAGCACACGCCCGGCCGGCGCATCCTGCGCGGCGGCAGCTATGCCAACCCGCACGGCTTCGCCCGCTGCGCCTGCCGCTTCCGGCTTCAGCCCACGCTGCATAACCAGTTCCTGGGCTTTCGGCTGGCTTCGTAA
- a CDS encoding class I SAM-dependent methyltransferase, producing the protein MAIITLNPGKERPIHQRHPWIFSGAIARVEGYVGRGDVVDVRDSAGEWLARGTWSSGSQIRARLFSWDADESIDEALFRRRLARAIEMRAWLGYRGDDRACRLVYAESDGLPGLIVDQYGAYLVLQLLTQGMAARADMIVRLLAELLAPQGIYERSDADMREKEGLPPGEGLLWGTPPPEQLHVRLPGELVALVDLQAGQKTGAYLDQAYNRVRVAGYCAGREVLDCFCYTGGFAVAAARAGAASVVAADTSAPALATLRANLHANHAQGVEPIETDVFRLLRQYRHEGRMFDVVVLDPPKFAHAQGQIERATRGYKDINLIAMQILRPGGVLVTCSCSGLVSADLFQKVVFGAALDARRDVQIVERLTQAPDHPVLLSFPEGEYLKGLICRVL; encoded by the coding sequence ATGGCGATTATCACACTTAATCCTGGCAAAGAGCGACCGATTCATCAGCGGCACCCCTGGATCTTCTCGGGGGCGATTGCACGCGTCGAGGGCTACGTTGGGCGGGGCGATGTGGTGGATGTGCGCGACTCGGCCGGCGAGTGGCTTGCGCGCGGCACCTGGAGCAGCGGCTCGCAGATTCGCGCACGGCTGTTCAGCTGGGATGCCGACGAGTCGATCGATGAGGCGCTGTTTCGGCGGCGGCTCGCGCGCGCGATCGAAATGCGCGCCTGGCTGGGCTATCGCGGCGACGATCGCGCCTGCCGCCTGGTGTACGCCGAGTCCGATGGCCTGCCCGGCCTGATCGTCGATCAGTATGGCGCCTACCTGGTGCTACAGCTGCTAACGCAGGGCATGGCCGCGCGCGCCGACATGATCGTGCGGCTGCTGGCCGAGCTGCTCGCGCCGCAGGGCATCTACGAGCGTAGCGACGCCGATATGCGCGAGAAAGAAGGCCTGCCGCCCGGCGAGGGGCTGCTGTGGGGCACGCCGCCGCCCGAGCAGCTCCACGTGCGCCTGCCCGGCGAGCTGGTGGCCCTGGTCGATCTGCAGGCCGGCCAGAAGACCGGCGCCTACCTCGACCAGGCCTACAACCGCGTGCGCGTGGCCGGCTACTGCGCCGGGCGCGAGGTGCTCGACTGCTTCTGCTACACCGGTGGATTTGCGGTTGCGGCGGCACGCGCCGGCGCCGCCAGCGTGGTGGCCGCCGATACTAGCGCGCCCGCGCTCGCAACTCTGCGCGCCAACCTGCACGCCAACCATGCCCAGGGTGTCGAGCCGATCGAGACCGACGTGTTCAGGCTGTTGCGCCAGTATCGGCACGAGGGCCGTATGTTCGATGTGGTCGTGCTCGACCCGCCGAAGTTCGCGCATGCCCAGGGCCAGATCGAGCGCGCCACGCGTGGCTATAAGGACATTAACCTGATTGCCATGCAGATCCTGCGGCCCGGCGGCGTGCTGGTCACCTGCTCGTGCTCGGGGCTGGTATCGGCCGACCTGTTTCAGAAAGTGGTCTTTGGCGCCGCGCTGGATGCTCGCCGCGATGTCCAGATTGTCGAGCGGTTGACCCAGGCGCCCGACCACCCGGTGTTGCTGTCGTTTCCCGAAGGCGAGTATCTCAAAGGGCTGATCTGCCGCGTCTTGTGA
- a CDS encoding bifunctional ornithine acetyltransferase/N-acetylglutamate synthase encodes MSYNILDDGTISSPNGFRATGVSGGLKEVRARDLALVYSQKPCRVAAVFTTNMILAAPVFFNQAILSRNRENIRAVLINAGQANAGTGQQGLADAIECAKLTADELEVVRDSVLLMSTGQIGVPLPMPRMRDAIRRAVSELDSGGGRRAALAILTADTRPKDRALVVSLREGRSVTIAGMAKGGRLAGPRMGTMLAVLTADVAIDTRLLARSLEQSVAQSFGRLALDGHASPNDNVVLLANGAAENTPIIDASSWEYGAWQEALDALCADLAQQVLRDAATSGKTIQVYVRGAASEVAARQVAAAIAHAPSVRWACAQSVPDWGGMLVAVGASGADLRPDLLELRLGAVPVMLEGIPARFEPAAAVQAISGPEVELTADLHMGTHSATVWTRTTPLD; translated from the coding sequence ATGAGCTATAACATTCTCGATGATGGTACTATCTCCAGCCCGAACGGCTTCCGGGCTACCGGCGTGTCGGGCGGGCTGAAAGAGGTGCGCGCGCGCGACCTGGCGCTGGTGTACTCGCAGAAGCCGTGCCGGGTGGCAGCTGTGTTCACGACGAACATGATCTTAGCCGCGCCGGTGTTCTTCAATCAGGCCATCCTCTCACGCAACCGCGAGAATATCCGCGCAGTGCTGATCAACGCCGGGCAGGCCAACGCCGGCACCGGCCAGCAGGGCCTGGCCGACGCGATCGAGTGCGCCAAGCTCACCGCCGACGAGCTTGAGGTTGTGCGCGATAGCGTGCTGCTGATGTCGACCGGGCAGATCGGCGTGCCGCTGCCGATGCCGCGCATGAGAGACGCGATCCGCCGCGCGGTGTCTGAGCTCGATAGTGGCGGCGGCCGGCGTGCGGCGCTGGCGATCCTCACCGCCGACACTCGCCCGAAAGATCGCGCGCTGGTCGTGTCGCTGCGCGAGGGCCGGAGCGTCACGATCGCCGGCATGGCCAAGGGTGGGCGGCTCGCCGGCCCGCGCATGGGCACGATGCTGGCGGTGCTCACCGCCGACGTGGCGATCGACACGCGCCTACTGGCACGTTCGCTCGAGCAGAGCGTCGCGCAGTCGTTCGGCCGGCTAGCGCTCGACGGCCATGCCAGCCCGAACGATAATGTCGTGCTGCTGGCGAATGGCGCGGCCGAAAACACGCCGATCATCGACGCCAGCTCGTGGGAGTATGGCGCCTGGCAAGAGGCGCTCGATGCACTCTGCGCCGACCTGGCGCAGCAGGTGTTGCGCGATGCCGCCACCAGCGGCAAGACCATCCAGGTCTATGTGCGCGGCGCCGCGAGCGAGGTCGCTGCGCGCCAGGTAGCCGCCGCCATCGCGCACGCGCCGTCGGTGCGCTGGGCCTGTGCCCAGAGTGTGCCCGACTGGGGTGGGATGCTGGTGGCAGTTGGCGCCAGCGGTGCCGATCTGCGCCCCGACTTGCTTGAGCTGCGGCTTGGCGCGGTGCCGGTGATGCTCGAAGGCATCCCCGCGCGCTTCGAGCCGGCCGCAGCCGTGCAGGCGATCTCGGGGCCAGAGGTTGAGCTGACCGCCGATCTGCATATGGGCACTCATAGCGCAACCGTCTGGACGCGTACGACGCCGTTAGACTGA
- a CDS encoding LON peptidase substrate-binding domain-containing protein, whose protein sequence is MTVKLPIFPLNTVLFPGAPIQLHIFEDRYRLMIGRCIEQRSPFGVVLIRAGSEVNPGDPWLERQITAAGGGAAELSALRQQMGGDVVPYSIGTAAQIDIGESTRMADGRYFLSAVGQRRFRIQYMVQRQPYYIASVAYLPEESSAGGGEAAQQLRALYARTCTAISTVTGANLAGGGLPDGVADLTYWMAHRLQVDTTRKQRWLEADVATRLREMITALRAELALLPDINPGERERGWSGPGPWN, encoded by the coding sequence ATGACCGTAAAGCTACCGATCTTTCCACTGAACACGGTGCTGTTCCCCGGCGCGCCGATCCAGCTGCACATCTTCGAAGATCGCTACCGGCTGATGATCGGGCGCTGTATCGAGCAGCGCAGCCCGTTCGGCGTGGTGCTGATCCGCGCCGGCAGCGAGGTGAACCCCGGCGACCCGTGGTTAGAGCGGCAGATTACGGCTGCCGGCGGCGGCGCCGCCGAGCTGAGCGCGCTGCGCCAGCAGATGGGCGGCGACGTGGTGCCCTATTCGATCGGCACGGCCGCGCAGATCGACATCGGCGAGAGCACCCGCATGGCCGATGGGCGCTACTTTCTCAGCGCGGTTGGCCAGCGGCGCTTTCGCATCCAATACATGGTGCAGCGCCAGCCCTACTATATCGCATCGGTGGCATATTTGCCCGAAGAAAGTAGCGCGGGCGGGGGCGAGGCGGCCCAGCAGCTGCGCGCATTGTACGCCCGCACCTGCACTGCGATCAGCACGGTGACCGGCGCCAACCTGGCCGGTGGCGGCCTGCCCGATGGCGTTGCTGATCTGACCTACTGGATGGCCCACCGCCTGCAGGTCGATACCACGCGCAAACAGCGCTGGCTCGAGGCCGATGTGGCTACGCGCCTGCGCGAAATGATCACCGCACTCCGGGCCGAGCTGGCGCTACTGCCCGATATCAACCCCGGCGAGCGCGAGCGCGGTTGGAGCGGGCCGGGGCCGTGGAATTAG
- a CDS encoding DUF503 domain-containing protein, which yields MIVGACTITLYLHGVHSLKEKRSIVKSVLARLRNEFNVSAAEIDAHDAHGRAVLGVACVSGSADYARGQLEAVVRWVEEHRPDVPVIDYEIELL from the coding sequence ATGATCGTTGGAGCCTGCACAATCACCTTGTACCTGCACGGCGTCCACTCGCTGAAAGAGAAGCGCAGCATTGTTAAATCGGTGCTGGCGCGGCTGCGCAACGAGTTCAATGTATCGGCCGCCGAGATCGACGCGCACGATGCGCATGGGCGCGCGGTGCTCGGCGTGGCCTGCGTCTCGGGCTCGGCCGACTACGCGCGCGGCCAGCTTGAGGCGGTGGTGCGCTGGGTCGAAGAACATCGCCCCGATGTGCCGGTGATCGACTACGAGATTGAGCTTCTCTAA
- a CDS encoding ATP-binding protein, with amino-acid sequence MDELLTYPFLALVGQPEMKTALVLVLVNPQIGGVLLIGPYGVGKTTAVRALADIMPTIEREDRDGAGQPVLRREPMRIIELPLNARIEDVVGGINERVALEQQRILLEEGVLAKAHRNLLYIDEINLLEARVTDAILDAAAQGRTFVRRGPMTRLYPAQFALVGSMNPEEGTLRPQILDRFGLRVWVAPLAERRQRLEVYRRARAFREAPEAFRERYAGEQAKLKHDVATARAILPQVVVPPEAEEFALGCIQALNIPSHRAEIALLEAARARAAADNRLVVTHDDIVTIAPLALRQRRSLQLESYAAQIAVEDAAISAALRQVGVAGPNGGAPRVRGKPRH; translated from the coding sequence ATGGACGAACTGCTGACCTATCCATTTCTCGCGCTGGTTGGCCAGCCCGAGATGAAGACTGCGCTAGTGCTGGTGCTGGTGAACCCGCAGATCGGCGGCGTGCTGCTGATCGGGCCGTATGGCGTGGGTAAAACCACGGCCGTGCGCGCGCTGGCCGACATTATGCCGACAATCGAGCGCGAGGATCGCGACGGCGCGGGCCAGCCGGTGCTGCGGCGCGAGCCGATGCGGATCATCGAGCTGCCGCTGAACGCGCGCATCGAGGATGTGGTCGGCGGCATCAACGAGCGGGTCGCGCTCGAGCAGCAGCGCATCCTGCTCGAAGAGGGCGTGCTGGCCAAAGCGCACCGCAACCTGCTGTATATCGACGAGATCAACCTGCTTGAGGCGCGTGTCACCGACGCGATCCTCGACGCGGCCGCGCAGGGCCGCACCTTCGTGCGGCGCGGGCCAATGACCCGGCTGTACCCTGCGCAGTTCGCGCTGGTTGGTTCGATGAACCCCGAAGAGGGCACGCTGCGCCCGCAGATTCTCGATCGCTTTGGCCTGCGGGTGTGGGTGGCGCCACTGGCCGAGCGCCGCCAGCGGCTCGAGGTGTATCGCCGGGCGCGCGCCTTTCGTGAAGCGCCCGAGGCCTTCCGCGAGCGCTATGCCGGCGAGCAGGCCAAACTAAAGCACGACGTTGCGACCGCGCGCGCGATCCTGCCGCAGGTGGTGGTGCCACCCGAGGCCGAGGAGTTCGCGCTCGGCTGCATCCAGGCCCTCAACATCCCCTCACATCGCGCCGAGATCGCGCTGCTCGAGGCCGCGCGCGCCCGCGCCGCCGCCGATAACCGCCTGGTCGTAACCCACGACGATATCGTAACGATCGCGCCGCTGGCGCTGCGCCAACGACGCAGCCTGCAGCTCGAGTCGTATGCCGCACAGATCGCGGTTGAAGATGCGGCGATCAGCGCAGCGCTGCGGCAGGTCGGTGTGGCTGGCCCAAACGGCGGTGCGCCGCGTGTACGCGGCAAGCCGCGCCACTAG
- the cbiM gene encoding cobalt transporter CbiM, translating to MHIPDGYLSPATCATLYAASAPFWYIALQRVKRLLSSRLVPLISLFAAFSFVIMMFNLPLPGGTTGHAVGMGIAAIVLGPWASMLAISVALLIQAVFFGDGGITAFGANCFNMAIVGSLVAYWVYRAVAGRAAIGATRRVVAGALAGYVAINVAALLTAIEFGIQPALYTDASGAPLYAPYPLNIAIPAMMLGHLTIAGLAELLVTGGVVAYLQRSDPALLKLTAPNARGSEEGMQAVARRGGWAATRRLWIGLAALMILSPLGLLAAGSAWGEWGAADFASGQARREIQAASGNVAPPPSAPAGLDRLSSVWTAPIPDYAPPWMKSAAFGYILSAMVGIGLVILTFFLISWVARLLRGRDQPEAPTSAPGSGTA from the coding sequence ATGCATATTCCCGATGGATACCTCAGCCCTGCAACATGTGCCACGCTCTACGCAGCGTCGGCGCCGTTCTGGTATATCGCACTACAGCGGGTCAAGCGCTTACTCAGCAGCCGGCTGGTGCCGCTGATCTCGCTGTTTGCGGCATTCTCGTTCGTGATCATGATGTTCAACCTGCCGCTGCCGGGTGGCACCACCGGCCACGCGGTGGGTATGGGCATTGCCGCGATTGTGCTGGGGCCGTGGGCCTCGATGCTGGCGATCTCGGTTGCGCTGTTGATTCAGGCCGTGTTCTTCGGCGATGGCGGTATCACTGCGTTTGGCGCAAACTGCTTCAATATGGCGATCGTCGGTTCGCTGGTGGCCTACTGGGTCTATCGCGCGGTGGCCGGCCGCGCCGCAATTGGCGCTACCCGCCGGGTGGTCGCCGGTGCGCTTGCCGGCTATGTGGCGATCAATGTCGCCGCGCTGCTCACCGCGATTGAGTTTGGCATCCAGCCGGCGCTGTACACCGATGCCAGCGGCGCGCCGTTGTATGCGCCCTACCCGCTGAATATCGCCATCCCGGCTATGATGCTCGGCCACCTGACGATCGCCGGCCTGGCTGAGCTGCTGGTGACCGGCGGGGTGGTGGCATATCTGCAGCGCTCCGACCCGGCGCTCCTGAAGCTGACCGCGCCGAACGCGCGTGGCAGCGAGGAGGGCATGCAGGCGGTGGCCCGGCGGGGCGGCTGGGCAGCGACCCGGCGGCTGTGGATTGGCCTGGCCGCATTAATGATTCTGTCGCCGCTGGGCTTGCTGGCCGCCGGTAGTGCCTGGGGCGAGTGGGGCGCTGCCGATTTCGCGAGCGGCCAGGCGCGCCGGGAAATTCAAGCCGCCTCGGGCAATGTCGCCCCACCGCCTAGTGCGCCGGCCGGCCTCGATCGGCTTTCGTCGGTTTGGACTGCGCCGATCCCCGATTATGCGCCGCCATGGATGAAGAGTGCGGCCTTCGGTTACATCCTTTCGGCCATGGTTGGTATTGGCCTGGTGATCCTCACATTCTTCCTGATCAGCTGGGTCGCACGGCTGCTGCGTGGCCGCGACCAGCCCGAGGCGCCGACTTCGGCGCCCGGCAGCGGCACAGCCTGA
- the cbiQ gene encoding cobalt ECF transporter T component CbiQ, whose product MAASNQTVRAPGRGAATRRRRKSFVERTIAELSGAMERALYAEELARADGLLQRLDPRVKVVGLLALIVAAALAHNILVILALFGVALVLALLSHVPFRTLATRVWVGALLFTGMLALPAIFITPGQPLYRLPLLGWPITAQGLSSAAYLVTRVETAATLSLLLILCTPWTHVLKALRVLRVPVVFVVILGMTFRYIFLMLQTARDMFESRQSRMVGTLAGPERRRLAAASVGVLLSKTLNLSGDVYMAMQSRGFRGEVYTLDEFAMQVRDWLALAGFVALAALAFWLGR is encoded by the coding sequence ATGGCCGCTTCAAACCAAACTGTTCGCGCGCCCGGCCGGGGTGCCGCCACGCGCCGACGCCGGAAGAGCTTCGTCGAGCGCACGATCGCCGAGCTATCGGGCGCAATGGAGCGTGCGCTATACGCCGAGGAGCTGGCGCGCGCCGACGGGCTGCTACAGCGGCTCGACCCGCGCGTGAAGGTGGTGGGCCTGCTGGCGCTGATCGTGGCGGCCGCGCTGGCCCACAACATCCTGGTAATCCTTGCGCTGTTTGGCGTGGCGCTGGTGCTGGCGCTGCTGTCGCATGTGCCGTTCCGCACGCTCGCGACGCGCGTGTGGGTCGGCGCGCTGCTCTTCACCGGCATGCTCGCGCTGCCGGCGATCTTCATCACGCCCGGCCAGCCGCTGTATCGCCTGCCGCTGCTGGGCTGGCCGATCACTGCGCAGGGGCTGTCGAGTGCGGCCTACCTGGTCACACGGGTCGAAACTGCCGCGACGCTCTCGCTGCTGCTGATCTTGTGTACGCCCTGGACGCACGTGCTCAAGGCGCTGCGTGTGCTGCGCGTGCCGGTCGTGTTCGTGGTGATCCTGGGCATGACCTTCCGCTACATCTTCTTGATGCTACAGACCGCGCGCGACATGTTCGAGTCGCGCCAGAGCCGTATGGTCGGCACGCTGGCGGGGCCGGAACGGCGCCGGCTGGCGGCAGCCAGCGTGGGCGTGCTGCTGAGCAAGACGCTCAATCTGAGCGGCGATGTGTACATGGCCATGCAGTCGCGCGGCTTTCGCGGCGAGGTCTACACGCTCGACGAATTTGCCATGCAGGTGCGCGATTGGCTTGCGCTGGCGGGGTTCGTGGCGCTGGCGGCGCTGGCCTTCTGGCTCGGCCGCTAG
- a CDS encoding ABC transporter ATP-binding protein has translation MAEIVFDVQNVVYRYNAEVTALNGLSLQIARGERVAILGANGSGKSTLLRLLDGLYFPDSGSITAFGAPLTEQQLQDDAFAFAFRRRVALVFQNPDVQLFSPTVFDEVAFGPLQLRWPKDQIRSKVAETLDLLEITHLKDRSPHRLSGGEKKRVALASVLILDPEVLLMDEPTAALDPKSQSMVVDFLIGWSGGAKTVITATHDLDIVGEIADRCYVFQSGAAVGAGTPEQILDDQPLLERSNLIHAHRHLHGDEIHAHPHFHLGHEHTH, from the coding sequence ATGGCAGAGATTGTCTTCGATGTTCAGAACGTAGTCTACCGCTATAATGCCGAGGTCACCGCGCTGAACGGGCTATCGCTACAGATTGCGCGCGGCGAGCGCGTCGCCATTCTTGGCGCGAACGGCTCGGGCAAATCGACCCTGTTGCGGCTGCTCGATGGGCTGTACTTCCCCGATAGCGGCAGCATTACGGCGTTTGGCGCGCCGCTGACCGAGCAGCAGTTGCAAGACGACGCATTTGCGTTCGCGTTCCGCCGCCGCGTGGCGCTGGTGTTTCAGAACCCCGACGTGCAGCTGTTCAGCCCGACGGTGTTCGACGAAGTAGCGTTTGGCCCGCTCCAGCTGCGCTGGCCGAAAGACCAGATCCGCAGCAAAGTGGCCGAGACGCTCGATCTGCTCGAGATTACCCACCTCAAAGATCGCTCGCCGCACCGGCTCTCGGGTGGCGAGAAGAAGCGCGTGGCGCTGGCCTCGGTGCTGATCCTCGACCCTGAGGTGCTGCTGATGGACGAGCCAACCGCCGCGCTCGACCCGAAGAGCCAGAGCATGGTCGTCGACTTTCTAATCGGCTGGAGCGGCGGCGCGAAGACTGTGATCACCGCCACGCACGACCTCGACATTGTTGGCGAGATCGCCGACCGCTGCTATGTGTTTCAGTCCGGCGCCGCAGTTGGTGCGGGCACGCCCGAGCAGATCTTGGATGACCAGCCGCTGCTTGAGCGCAGCAACCTCATTCATGCGCACCGGCACCTGCACGGCGACGAGATCCACGCGCACCCGCACTTTCACCTGGGCCACGAGCACACGCACTAG
- a CDS encoding VTT domain-containing protein, giving the protein MPTTAAPYAGAPTTAAHHARDKRRALVRALAFGALAVLLNVAAYYLLPPDLVRRLGAFSYLGVFLITLLANATTIVPTPYIPIVACMAAQSDNLPLLIVAGALGSALGESVAFFIGRSGRAMFEETRFYLWVHRQLQHPWRAFAVLFVLSAPPNPTFDVAGLAAGALDVPYWLFFTAVFLSRMIRIAIIAGLGIRFCTAGA; this is encoded by the coding sequence ATGCCCACCACGGCGGCGCCCTATGCCGGCGCGCCCACCACGGCGGCGCACCACGCGCGCGATAAGCGGCGTGCCCTGGTGCGCGCGCTCGCGTTTGGCGCCCTGGCGGTGCTGCTGAATGTAGCCGCCTACTACCTGCTGCCGCCCGACCTGGTGCGGCGCCTGGGCGCGTTCAGCTACCTGGGCGTGTTTCTGATCACACTGCTGGCCAACGCCACGACGATCGTGCCAACCCCCTACATCCCGATCGTTGCGTGTATGGCCGCGCAGAGCGACAACCTGCCGCTGCTGATCGTGGCCGGCGCGCTCGGCTCGGCGCTGGGCGAGTCGGTGGCCTTCTTCATCGGCCGCTCGGGCCGCGCCATGTTCGAGGAGACGCGCTTCTACCTGTGGGTTCACCGCCAGCTCCAACACCCCTGGCGCGCATTCGCGGTGCTGTTTGTGCTCTCGGCCCCACCTAACCCAACCTTCGACGTGGCCGGGCTGGCTGCCGGTGCGCTCGATGTGCCCTACTGGCTGTTCTTCACCGCCGTGTTCCTCAGCCGCATGATTCGCATCGCGATCATCGCCGGGTTGGGCATTCGGTTCTGCACAGCAGGCGCCTGA
- a CDS encoding sigma-70 family RNA polymerase sigma factor has product MADEERRLVERAQRGDVDSFNSLVRAYEGRVYNLCYRMLGDPDSAADAAQDAFLSAFRNLRSFRGGSFRSWMLRIATNACYDILRQRQRRPTISLDSDGASEDDEASPLQIADSAESPTDFAVRKELAAAIQHGLGALPDEQRVILILSDIEGLAYEEIAQITNTNLGTVKSRLSRGRARLRDLLRAGELLPARYRHESD; this is encoded by the coding sequence ATGGCCGATGAGGAGCGACGTCTCGTCGAGCGAGCCCAACGCGGCGATGTCGATAGCTTCAACTCGCTGGTGCGCGCATACGAAGGGCGTGTCTATAACCTATGCTACCGCATGCTCGGCGACCCCGACAGCGCCGCCGATGCCGCGCAAGATGCGTTTCTCTCGGCGTTTCGCAACCTGCGCAGCTTCCGCGGCGGCTCGTTTCGATCGTGGATGTTGCGGATCGCGACCAACGCCTGCTACGATATACTGCGTCAGCGCCAGCGCCGGCCGACGATCTCGCTCGACAGCGATGGCGCCAGCGAAGACGATGAAGCATCGCCGCTCCAGATCGCCGACAGCGCCGAGTCGCCTACCGATTTTGCGGTGCGCAAAGAGCTGGCGGCAGCGATCCAACATGGCCTCGGCGCGCTGCCCGATGAGCAGCGCGTTATTCTGATCCTCAGCGACATCGAGGGCCTGGCCTACGAAGAGATCGCCCAGATTACCAACACCAATTTAGGAACAGTGAAATCGCGCCTGAGCCGTGGGCGCGCGCGCCTGCGCGATCTGCTCAGAGCCGGGGAACTTCTGCCGGCGCGCTACCGTCATGAGAGCGATTGA
- a CDS encoding response regulator, which translates to MATSWFEVLVVDDDTMLREQIAQLLVLWGYRVRTAATTEGALRELARAPVDIILTDLLLADSPNYDLMRWAQGRPTPPPVLVMTAYASLEYAIEALKQGAYDFLPKPIMPPELEAALSRATVAVSLQRSRARAEHLQHIAEVALTLAHEINNPLAVIIGELQLQLEDTDQPLDPDALGICLESAKRIADVVRKISALREVEYQEFDGMRLLDLGSGQLPRLAE; encoded by the coding sequence GTGGCCACCTCTTGGTTTGAAGTGCTGGTAGTAGACGATGACACGATGCTACGCGAGCAGATCGCCCAGCTGCTGGTGCTGTGGGGCTATCGCGTGCGTACGGCTGCTACAACCGAGGGTGCGCTGCGCGAGCTGGCGCGCGCGCCGGTCGACATCATTCTGACTGATCTGTTGCTGGCGGATAGCCCGAACTACGACTTGATGCGTTGGGCGCAGGGCCGCCCCACCCCGCCGCCGGTGCTGGTGATGACGGCGTACGCCTCGCTTGAGTATGCGATCGAGGCGCTTAAGCAGGGCGCCTACGATTTCCTGCCCAAGCCGATCATGCCGCCCGAGCTCGAGGCTGCCCTGTCGCGCGCAACCGTGGCGGTGTCGCTACAGCGCTCGCGCGCGCGCGCCGAGCACCTGCAGCATATTGCCGAGGTGGCGCTCACGCTGGCGCACGAGATCAACAATCCGCTGGCGGTGATCATCGGCGAGCTCCAGCTTCAGCTCGAAGATACCGACCAGCCGCTCGATCCGGATGCGCTGGGTATCTGCCTCGAGTCGGCCAAGCGTATCGCCGACGTGGTGCGCAAGATCTCGGCGCTGCGCGAGGTCGAGTATCAGGAGTTCGACGGCATGCGGCTGCTCGACCTTGGCTCGGGGCAGCTGCCCAGGCTGGCCGAGTAG